A single window of Colletes latitarsis isolate SP2378_abdomen chromosome 6, iyColLati1, whole genome shotgun sequence DNA harbors:
- the Dpm3 gene encoding dolichyl-phosphate mannosyltransferase subunit 3, producing the protein MHTSYIGSGYGVFSNMAASRWIMSTVDSTSLYTFKHLMTKLMEWFLFATLFFGVWVAMITGNINSSAVELQQVILFLPFIVLFLFSLYAAIIVLYRVFTFNNCENAAIELQQQIKEAKRDLQSKGVDLKDKTA; encoded by the exons ATGCATAC ATCTTACATAGGCAGCGGATATGGTGTTTTTTCAAACATGGCAGCTTCTAGGTGGATAATGTCGACAGTCGACTCGACATCTTTATATACTTTTAAGCACCTC ATGACGAAGTTAATGgaatggtttctatttgccactTTATTTTTTGGTGTGTGGGTGGCTATGATTACAGGAAACATTAATTCATCGGCTGTAGAATTGCAGCAAGTTATTCTTTTCCTTCCAttcattgttttatttttgtttagttTGTATGCAGCTATCATTGTCTTATATAGAGTTTTCACATTTAACAATTGCGAAAATGCAGCTATCGAACTACAACAA CAAATAAAAGAAGCTAAGAGAGATCTTCAAAGTAAAGGTGTGGATTTGAAAGACAAAACAgcttaa